GTCGTATAGCTCAACTCGTTACAGGCTGAAGTTGGAGATCTGAGAAAACAACTTCGAGCTAGGGTATAGATGGATTGTCTTCCGGTTATTATGGTGTTCCAGAATCAGTGTCATTTCTTTATCTCGGCAGGGTGGTTGTCATCAGTGTTAGCATCTTATGGACAGTAATCTTATGAGCATGTACGAAGATGTCGGCTATCGACGATGTCACGGGATAGAGCTTGGCCAGTGCTCCGGTTTTGCGACTTCAAAGGGGTCATGACAACCGAACTTTCGCGACACCGATTCATGCACAATAGCTACATTTGACTGACTTCTTTCCACTGACACCTAGCACCTAGCAAGACCACATTGACCTGAACTCTACTTCCAAGCAAAATCCCAGCACAGCATCACAGCATCCGGCATGAACAAACCAACTTTGGAAACGAATAGGCCTCAAACGCTTAAGGCCTAAGGCCTAATGGCGATCTTTAGAGCTTGTCGACTGAGTTTGGATCACACTCGTAAGCGGCCAGCACACACAAATATGCAAAGGAAGGAAAACTCACGAAGCCATCTTGTCCAAAGCCTTCTGGTAGTCCTCAAGCTTGAAGACGTCCGTGACCATTCCTGTGGTCTTGATCTTTCCAgagtcgaggaggtcgatGGCTCGGGGGAAACAGTAGATTTGAGAGAAGGATCCgatgatcctcttctcgttgaCGAAAATGTCGGTGGGAGACCAGTTGTTAACCCTGGCCTTGTCCTCGTAGACACCGTAGACGAGGAGAGTACCACCTCGAGTGACGTAGTTGATGGCGTCGTTGACGATGCTCTCAACACCGGTACACTCGGCAACAACGTCGAAACCGTAAGGGTTGTCCTCCTTGAGCTTAGCCCATTGCTTGGCAGCGTCCTTTCGGTCGAGGTCAACGTAGGTGTCAGCCGCATCAACCTTTCGAGCAATGTCCATCTTGATACCCTTGTTGGCAGCGATAGTGATGTGACCGGCACCACCGATCTTCATGAGCTGGGCAAGGATCAAACCAGTAGGACCGGCACCAATGAGGAGAACCTTGGCACCGAAGGGCATCTTGAGCTTGTCCATGCCGTGGATGGCACAAGAGGCGGGCTCAAGGAGAGTGGCCTCCTCGTCGGAGAGGTTCTTGATCTTATAGACCTTGGAGAATTTACTGCAAAGAGATCGAACATCAGCGAGCGGCTTCTTTGACTCGCTCGTCATGCACATGTACATGCTTCGAGAAAGCATGGCGGGACACTCACTACTTGAGATAGTCGGCGAAACCACCATCTCGTGTGACACCAGCGGCGGAGAAGTGCTCACAGAAGAGCTCGTCACCCTTTCGGCAGTAGTGGCAGTGGGAACATGTCTCTGCGAATTGATAGGCACGATCAGCCTTCTTACTCTTGAATGCAAGACAGACCTATGGACTCACCTCCGACATCGGCGGCAACTCGGTCTCCGATCTCGAAACCGCTGACCTTGTCACCCATAGCGACGATCTTACCGACAGCCTCGTGACCGGGGATAAGCTACATAGCCGAGCATGACATGACCTTATATATCAGCTGAGCTATCCCTGATAATGATGGTATCGCTGCACGACTCACGGGGAACTGGGAGATGAACTCTCCCTCGTGGATGTGAGCCTTTCAACAGGGAAATCCGATCAGCTGCGATCGTTCGAAGATTGACGACAAAGGAACATACATCGGTACCACAGACACCACAGATGTCGACTGCGCATATCAGGTCAGCTTAGTCGTGTTCGAAGAGACCGATCCGCCAgaactcacccttgacaAGGACCTCCTCGGGACCAATCTTGGGGACAGGGACAGTCTTGATCTCAAAGTCTTGAGGCTGCGACGCAGACACAAGTAGATTTGAGGTCAGCGACGTGATGGCGATCTGAAGAGGAGTAGTAGCAGATATGATAGAGGgcgagactcaccttgttgtACCAGAGAGCTTTCATTTCAGTAGCGACCATTTTGGATAGATGTTGCTTTGGGTGGGGCTAAAAGGAGACGATTGGATGGAAGGAtttggaggagatgtgatggagagatgagaaaggggatatatatatatgtcAGCTGTTGAACACCCGTTGATCACCCGTTGATGCGCCTTTGCTTTCACTGCAAGGAGATCCGCGCTCAATAATGAACGAGGCACAGCAATCGGATAGATTTCCGAGATGCGGGATCGAAGGGCATCTCTCTTGTGCCCATCTCATGAGAGCTCAGAGAACAGCGCGGCCGGTGCTGAACACGgaacgaggaagagtaTGTACTCACGTGTGTAGGAGTATAGATGGGTGGTATAAGAGGACAGACGTGTGTATGTTGTTTTATGTTTTCTCTATTTCGTATAGAAAacgaaagagaaaagaaaaagatAGATCGATGTCAATGGAAAAAAAGGGAGGTTGCTactactgctgctgctactACCACTcctgctgcttcttccaTGAGACGAGAGATTCAAAGATGCGTCGTCGCCCTTGCCCCTCGCTGTGACTCCTGACGCTAATGACGTCGGAAAGGGCCAAGAAATCCCTGAAACCTGAAAAGGCCCTCAAACCAATCTTACATCTTACACCTAAAAAAGCCTTTTCTTCCGAAAATACTgcctctcttctccgtGGGTGAACCGACTGGATCATTGCCGCAAGCCGGCAAGCCTTCGACGTCAAATCCGTCCTCGAGATGATCCTTACTTTATCGTTATCGGCTATGGGCAGTAACATCCGCCATCGTGAGGTTGGTAGCAAAGCTGAGGCAGAGGTAGTGGACCTCGTTTATGTCTGCAGAGTTGCCGTTACCAACACCGTCATACTAGAGGCGTTAGTCTCAGAGCTCCAATCATGGAGACAAAGCTCAACAGTCTACAGTGCAAAGTAATTCCGGCCCACTTTGATGTGACGAAGACACAGTCGTTTTCATATACATAGCATCTCGAAAGCGCCATACCTTTCTCTCGCACCATGCCATAAAGACacatggaagagaagaggaaaatCAAGAAAGAGCCGACCGGCGTTTACTGCACAAACACACGTCAACCGAGCTCTGCAGACGACCTAGGGCCGCAAGTGTACTCACCTTGGCCAACATCATTGTGACAAACTCGTTGTAGTCGATCATGCCGTCACCTTACGGAGAACTCAGCTACTGGTACCTATCATCACCGGTCAAGACGATACTCACCGTCCTTGTCCGCCTCTCGGATCATCTCACTGATCTCCGCGTCCGAGAGCTTCTCACCGAGGTTGGCTAAGCACGGGAGTCAGATAGACGTCTAGGCCCTTTGATCTCTGCAGATAATACTCACTCATAACGTGTTTGAGCTCAGCAGCAGAAATGTGACCATCGTTGTTCTTGTCGAAAACCTGTGGAACGTGATCCCCATTAGTACGGGTCTCCAAAGCACGATTTCAAGGCATCCGGCTGCCAAACAACATCCATGTTAAGATCATGGTGGGTTGCCCTGGAGGATCTCAAGCGGTGCTATGGCCGCAACAACACATGTTCAATACCCACCTTGAATGCCTCCTTGATTTCGTCCTCAGAGTCGGTGTCGTGCATTTTCCTAGCCATAAGCGTGATGAACTCGGCAAAGTCGATCGAGCCGCTCTTGTCAGCGTCGACCTAGAAATGGTTAAGTCACAGTCGGTATCAGTATTGCTTGTGCGCCTTCTGAAGGAGCAGCAAATAATGGAAATAATGGAAGTCAAGGGATGGAAGCACACAAACACACCTCGTTGATCATGTCTTGAAGTTCGGATTCGGAAGGGTTCTGGCCAAGGGATCGCATGACAGTACCAAGCTCCTTGACGGTAATTGTTCCATCGCCATCTATGAGCGGCAATATGAGGTATGACGAGGAGGCATGTACACATCACAGTAGTTACGCCGATGACGATTAGACGGTTGAGGTGATGGGGCGAAATAATGgttggagagggaaagCAGACCAGGTGTCAGCTCGATCGTTTGTATGGATCCAGCGTACATGATAATGCTCACccttgtcgaagagagagaaagcCTCCTTGAATTCTGTTCACCACCGATGGCTCTTTCGTCAACATCGATCATTACCACGCAGCGAAAAGCAATACGTCGTCAAGCTATTAATAAAGTTGGACATACCAGCGATTTGTTCTGTATGGTGCGGAAATGCCAGGGCAATGTCAGCTAGTTTCCAGAGCGGAGATTTTTATTGAACAGTCAGCTTACCTTTGGTCTATCATTGAGAAGCAGCCCGATGTCAGCACTCGCGACATGAGCTTCGATGGCAAGTGTGGGGCCACCTAGCGACCCCTATTTCGCTGACTAGGGGAACTCACCAATTGGTCAGCCATGTTGTATGATTTCTGTCAGTCGTCACGGTCGTGAGAGGTGTGTGAGCCAACGAGTGACAAGAGTgaaaagaggaaagagcgGAAGGAATGTGTTTTTGAGGGGGTCAAGTGCAGCAGTGAGTGCAGCGAAGGACGGCAATGATTGAAACGAGTACGACGGACCGTGACACGCACCAACGCGGATCTGCCTGATATCCGTGGCTGATCCTTTGGTTTTTCAGGCTCATTGTACCTTGCTGATGACGTAAGAGTGCCAGATCGATTTCGGATCCGGCTTATGAGTTGTTTCCAAGAGCAGTtgagaacgatgatgatgatgatgatgcacCACAAAAGTTGATGGGCAGACAACTCTTACACATTCGAATCTTGACGAAATCGTGTACCATTGAGAGAGTGTCTCCTCATCATAGCTGAGTGTATAGACCGCCCAAAATGGCCACAGCAATACTGAACAGGGCCATATCGGTCTACTCCCTTCCTGCCGAACTCCTTTCGAACCTTTCTGTGCGATCCATCGAAGCTCAAACGTCAACAGCAGTCAACGAGGAGCCCGAGACGAAGCGCAAGAACGGGAACGCCGTTGGTGCCTCCTCTACTACCTTGGGATGTCAGACTTGTCCAAACGCGAGCTTTGAAACTGTCGAAGAACAACGAGCTCACTTCAAGTCCGACTGGCATCGATACAACGCCAAAGCTAAGCTTACTGGCAGGATAGTGTCACAGGAAGAATGGGATAATATGGTAGAAGGTGTGTCTCCCTACTCTTCACAAAATGATCCCagctgatgctgatgttTTCGGTGATAGGTGTTTCATCCATATCTGGCTcagcctcttcctcctcatctggcgattcttcccattctcaATCCAAGGTCACCCGTCTGCTGAATCGACAGAAACTGAACTCAGCCTCCGATGGCGATAGCGACGAAGCGGCCGAACTCGCCGATCGTCAACGCAGAGCTCATTTACGGACTGCCGTCATCTGGTTTACCCCCACCACTCCTATCCCTTTGTTGTCCGTGCCTAAAAATACTCAGTTCGGTATACATCGAGCGTTGTTCCCACCATTTGAGACCGCACGAGATTATCTGGAAGAGCTGAGAAGAATGCAATTGACaggggacgaggaagaggaccaggagaggaggatcacCCTGCTCATGGTCGCTGGTGGTCATTTTGCGGGGATGGTTGTGGGGATCAAACCTAGAGGAAAGACAGAGAGACAAGATGTGAAAGGGGCAGGAGAAGTGAGAGTACTCCAGCACAAAACTTTCCATCGGTACACGAGTAAGTGATTTGTATTTCTCACTTGATAACGATGACTCTCGCTGACATGTCTCTGCCGCGGTCAGCTCGTAAGAAGCAAGGTGGCTCTCAGGCTCTCAACGATAACGCCAAATCCAAGGCTGTGTCGGCTGGAGCTATGCTCCGACGATACGGCGAACAAGCACTGCAAGAGGAGATCCAGGCGCTGATGATCGAGTGGGCGGAGGATATCCATGCATCGGAGAGAATCTTCATTAGAGCGAGTACGCACGGCAAGAAGAGCTTCTGGGGATACGAGGATGCACCTATCGAGAAgggtgatgagaggatCAGGACATTCCCTTTCCCTACCAGGCGCCCTGTGAGTTGGACCAAGTCTTCGTTTCGTCGCCTGTGAAATGAGGCTGATGTCTGTTCCAGACTTTGCAGGAGCTGCTACGATGTTGGCAGGAGCTGACACGAGTCAAGGTCTCACACCTATCTGAAGACGCTCTCCAAGCACTTGATGAAGCGTACATCGCTTCTCTTCAACCCAAGAACAAAGTTGTGAAACCCACCCCAGCTCCTACCCCTCGCCCGACGACTACTCCTGTGCCCCGTATCTCtccggaagaagaagcgcGACAGGATCGACGCAAGCGactcgaggagatgatccgAAAAGGAAAACTTGACGTTCTTCGACCTTTCTGGACGAAATACAAAGCCGAATacccatcctcctccgagATTCTTGGACTAGCCTCTGCAGCGGGTCAGGAAGACATCCTCCGCTGGTtgctcgaggaggagcgatTAGATCCTACCCAGCCTGCACCCGATGGAAAATTCGCCTATGACCTCTGTTCCACCAAAGGCGCTCGTAATGTCTTCAGGCGAATAGCCCATGCTCATCCTGATTGGTGTGACTGGACAGCCGCCAGAGTTCCATCGGGATTgagcgaggagatggaagcggaacaggagaagaagaaatcggagaggaggaaaggttTAAGAGAGAAattgagggagagggaaaaagcgagagcggaagaagagaaaaacGAAGAGACAAGTCAGCCTCCGCCTCAATTG
This genomic interval from Kwoniella newhampshirensis strain CBS 13917 chromosome 4, whole genome shotgun sequence contains the following:
- a CDS encoding calmodulin, with protein sequence MADQLTKEFKEAFSLFDKDGDGTITVKELGTVMRSLGQNPSESELQDMINEVDADKSGSIDFAEFITLMARKMHDTDSEDEIKEAFKVFDKNNDGHISAAELKHVMTNLGEKLSDAEISEMIREADKDGDGMIDYNEFVTMMLAKYDGVGNGNSADINEVHYLCLSFATNLTMADVTAHSR
- a CDS encoding chlorophyll synthesis pathway protein BchC codes for the protein MVATEMKALWYNKPQDFEIKTVPVPKIGPEEVLVKVDICGVCGTDAHIHEGEFISQFPLIPGHEAVGKIVAMGDKVSGFEIGDRVAADVGETCSHCHYCRKGDELFCEHFSAAGVTRDGGFADYLKYKFSKVYKIKNLSDEEATLLEPASCAIHGMDKLKMPFGAKVLLIGAGPTGLILAQLMKIGGAGHITIAANKGIKMDIARKVDAADTYVDLDRKDAAKQWAKLKEDNPYGFDVVAECTGVESIVNDAINYVTRGGTLLVYGVYEDKARVNNWSPTDIFVNEKRIIGSFSQIYCFPRAIDLLDSGKIKTTGMVTDVFKLEDYQKALDKMASRQALKIAIRP